The genome window GTATATCTTCTTAAAAATTTCTGTTCTCCATTTCCCTTAAAGTCTATAGTAGTAGCATCTAAAAAGTCCTTTACATAGTCCACAAGATCTGGCGTCCAATATCCGTTCGATACCATAGTATTAAATAGACCGTGTTTTTTAGCTATTATACCCACATCGTGAGCGAATTCGGAGAATATTGCTGGTTCATTATAAGTATATGTCATTCCATCTACATCGTATCCTATTGCTAGTTCAACGATCTCTTCTGGTGATAGTTCTACTCCCTCAGCCTTACGTCTTTGGCTTATATCGAAATTCTGGCAATACATACACATCCAGTTGCATCCATATGTGGAAAACGAGAAAACCTTTGAACCTGGGTTAAAGTGTACTAAAGGTTTCTTCTCAATAGGGTCTATATGAGCAGCAGCTATTTTTCCATAGACATCAAGGTATAGTTTTCCATTTCTTACTGATCTTACACCACAGAACCCTGTTTGTCCTTCCCCTATTAGGCATTTTCTAGCGCAAGCTAAACAACGGATTCTACTATCCTCTTTTTTATATAATACTGCTTCTTTGGGCATACGTTATACCATTTCTCTTCAGAGGTAAAAAATATTTTGTATTAGATAAAGGATAGTGTAAATGATGAATAGGGTTTTATTGTTCTACAAGAAAGGTATATTTACCGATGATCTAAAGAAATTTCTGAGGATTAATAATATTAATGTTATAGATGTTAGGATAGGGAAATATATCGAGGTAGATATAGTTGATGATCCTAGAAAAGTCATATCCTTGATTGGTGAACCACTATTTATGGTTACCGATATTAGTGGTACATTTAAACAACTATTTTATGACATGAGATTTTGGGAATGTCATGAAATTTTAGAGGAAAAGTGGAGAAAAGCGGAAAATAAAGATGAGAAAAATTATTTGCAAGCAATAATTTTGCTTTGCGCGTCTTTGATTAAGTATCTAAAAGGCGAAATTGAGGTTTCTGACATGTTGATGGAAAAAGCTTTATCTCTTATATCCAATCTTCCTCAAGAACTCCTTCCTTTCTTTTATATCAGTCTCGGACTCAACACCTAAAGGAGTGTATCCATCTACTACACCAATTACGCCTCTACCCTGATCAGTTTCAGCTACTATAACTTGTAATGGATTAGCTGTAGCTGCGAATATTTTAACAACCTCATCTACGTTTTTTATTCTATTTAGAACGTTAATGGGATAACCGTTCTTTAGATAGATCACAAAAACGTGGCCTGCACCTATTTTCTTTACATTCTCAATTGCAAGCTTGATCAGTTCTTGGTCATTTCCATCATATCTTACAAGTCTTTTACCGCTTGCCTCGTTGAATGCTATACCAAACTTTAAATTAGGACTGCTTGACGATAGTGTTTCATATAAGTCTTCAACTGTTTTAATAAAATGAGATTGACCTATAATTACATTAGTCCCTTCTGGTATATCTATTCTTATAACGTCTATTTTTACACTCATCAATAATATAAAAGAAGGGAATTAAAATAAATTTTATCAGTGAAGGACCACTACATCATTCTTCTCAGTTGTACTCCCGTAATCTTCATCCACTATTTAAATATGCATAGTTTATTATAACCTCTTCGTTTTGATTTAAGTTAACTATATAGGTTAAATGTAGCTGTGTTACTAAGATCTTATATTGTCCTGCTGGTAAACTAAAAGATGCTATCCCTTGTGAGTCAGTGAAATTATAAGTATAGAATAAGTAAGTAGTTCCATTATATTTATAAATCCAAATTACTGCATTTGCCAGAGGTGACTCTCCGCCAAATAGTCCATAATTCATTAATACTTTAACTTTCAAAACGTACATTCCATCTATTTGCTGGTTGCCCAACGCTATTGTATTAATTTCTGTTTTATATTTATGTCCCTCGTAAACTCCTATAGCCATCACTATTATTACCAATACTGCTAACGCTAAGAGAATCTGTCTATTCATCAAAAGCACTGCATTAATCTAATATAAAAGTTCAATCCTAATTTGGAATGTGGCAAATAAGTTATATGAAGCATTAAAATACGTGGTAAAATATGAATTAAAATCTTCAGTTAGGCGCTATATAGTGTTAGGTGCATTTGACGGTATTCTATTAAGCTTGTCGATTTTGTTGGCTGGTGTGATCTCACATATTAGCCTAACCAGTATTTCTCTATCAATATATAGTGGGATAATAGCTACTGCAATTTCATCAACATGGAATGCGCTAGTGGTAGAATTAGGGGAGAAAAAAACTGAATTGGAGAAAATAGAGAAGCAAGTTCTGAAGAGTCTAAAAGGTACTATATATGATTATAGTGCTAAGATAGCTGCAGTCTTAGCTGCTATTGCCCATGGTATTTCTCCATTCTTGGGCTTGTTAATATTTTACTCGTATGATTATTCTCATGATATTATGCTATCTTTAAGTATAGGAATATTAAGTTTAGCAGTATTGGGGTTGCTTTATGGTGATGGAATTAAAGCAAAGATATATACAATGGTTCAACTAATAGTAGCGGGAATTATTACTGCCTTAATTACACTATTAGTTATAAAATAGAAACGTATTTATATCCACATATCCCTTTAAATCTTATAATTATTTTATAATGTCTATTTTATAATAGTCATCTTTTTAAGCAGTTTAAACATAATCTTCATATGGAAGTTTTAAAAAGAACTGAAAAGCAGGACTCATTTAGAAGAGAAGTAGAAGAATTAGTAAAGCAAATTGAACAAGATGATTTAAAAGTAGCAATTTTTATGGAATATACAACTCCTCCAGAAAAGGTTAAACCAAAGTTAATAAAATTTGAGAAAGTTTTGCCTCTATTAGAGAGGATCTCAGAGTCAGGAAAGACACAAAAGGGTGTAGCCAAAATAATGTTCTTCTCTCCCTCAACTTGTAGAAACAAGGGATTAACACCAACAATGATGGCAGGTTTTCAATTACTTAAACCTGGGGTTTCAACTAAACCTCACTCTCATAATATGGCATCGATATATTTGGTATTTAAGGGTCAAGGATACTCAGTTATTGGAAATGATAAGATAGAGTGGAAGGCTGGCGACATTTTCGTAGTACCTGCAAATGAAGTTCATTATCACGTTAATACTGGAAATGAGGATTGTGTACTATTTGACGTAACAGACGCTGGGTTACTTGAGAGTTTGGGAATCTTAGAATTTAGAGAGTAGAGTGAAAAGGATCAATTATAAATTACCTTTTTCCCCAAATACTGCTTTATAGACTCTTATTAAGGTCTCATCTCTCCATCTTGATAAATCTTGAAAGCTCTTTCCTTTTATAAATTTGTATTCTTTCATTTGCTCCACAATTTTCTTGACAGCTGTATAAGGGAACTTGTCCCACTTCGCTAGAGTATGCATCCACTCATTTGCGCCATATCCGAATCCTTTACTAAAGAAGTATTCAATTCCTCCTTCTCCTCCACCTAAATGATAAGTTAAGAATGGTCCCATAAATGCCCATCTTAGACCTATGGCAGCTGTCACTACTTTATCTATATCCTCAACTGTAGCTACTCCTTCATCAATTAAATTCACTGCTTCTCTAAATAAGGCAAAGGTTAGCCTATTTCCTATGAAACCAGGAACTTCCTTCTTTAATACTACTACTCTATCTAATTTTTCCATGAATTCTTTAGTAACATCTAATGTCTCCTTTGATGTTTTCTCGCCAGGTACTATTTCTACTAAGGGCAATAGATGGGGCGGATTCCATGGATGAGCGATTACCCCTCTTTCTGGGTATTTGATCATAACTTTCTGTATTTCAGTAATTAATAGACCAGAGGTACTACTCGCAATTACTATATCTCGAGGTAATTGAGCATCCAGATTTTTGAATAGAGTCTTCTTAACACTATAATCCTCAATTATAGCTTCTATTACAAAGTCAACATTCTGAATTGCCTCATCAATTTTCATAGTTCCAGTTAGATTTCTTTGATAGTCTTCTGGTTCTCCATATATCATTCCCATATTTTTCAAGTTAACTAAATAAGTTGATACTTTTGCTAAACCCTTTTCTAAAGTCTCCTTCTTTTCTGTATACAAATTTACCTTATAACCTTTCGTTAGTAAGAGGGTTGCCCAACCTATGCCTATTACACCAGCTCCTATTACAGCCACCCTATTAATGGGTTTCATATGTATAAACATGTTTAAGAAGTATAAGTAAGTTTCTCCAAATGGATAGAGTTAAAAATGTGAATATGATTGGAGTTATTATGCTGGTTCAGAAAATCAAAGATTATCTTGATTCAATTAGTGACATGCTTCAAGAAAGATTTGAAAATAGAGAAAGAGTATTGTTATTGGCTAGAGAATTAATAAGATATTGTGGTGAGGCGATTTCGCTTTCTCATAAGGGTAAAAAGGAAGATGCACTAAGAAAGTATCAGCTTGCAATCTCCAAAGCATCTGAAATTCAAAAGATTATAGATAACTTTCCTGAACTATTATATGGGGACGTAGGAATAGCGTATCAAGAACTAGCGGAGGCTTCTATAGTGATCTCATTGTACTTTGACGTTGACTTAAAACTTTCTAAAGAACTTGGTATTCCAGATATATACTACATAAGTGGAATAGCAGATGCAATAGGTGAGATGAGAAGAAGAGTACTAGAGTTACTTAAGAAAAATGAAATAGATGAAGCTGAAAAAACATATGAGATGATGGAAGAGGTATATGAATTACTATGGAGCTTCGAGTATCCTAAATCCTTAGTACCCGGGTTAAGGCAAAAGATCGATATTATAAGAAGATTATTGGAGGAGACTAATCATGATATTTTTCTGGCTAAGCTCGGTAGGTCTTGATGATATAATCTACTAGCTTTTCGGCAACATTGATACCAGTTGCTAGCATAAAGCCTTTAAATTCTGGAACGTCATTTAGCTCATTTATAACATATCCTTTTGATTTGTGCTCTAATATATCTATAGACACGAATTCGCCTTTTACTAGCTTTACAGACTTTACAGCTAATTCTCTTATTTTATCGTCTAATTGAATAGGTGTAGGATTTCCTCCTAATGCAACATTTGCTCTCCACTCGTTAGGTGGAATATTTCTTGCATAACATCCCAATAACTCATCTCCTATTACTATACATCTTATATCTCTTTCTTTATATTTGATATATTCTTGAATTATGTGTACTTTCAGTGCTGAGTTGTTAAGCATTTCTCTATGTTCTATAATTGTCTTTCCTTCATAAACATCTCTTATTAAAGATACCATTCTTCCCCAACTTCCAATAGGTGGTTTATCTATTATTGGAAATCCCATCTGTTCATACGCTTTCATAGTAGCATCTGGAGATGCGGCTATTATCGAGTCTGGTATTGGAATCCCATTCTTAAACAGTTTAGAATATGTTAATATCTTATCTCCACAAGTGCTGATGGCGTCTGTTGAATTTATCGTATGTACACCTGCAGCCTCTAAAACCGCAGATGAGTAAAGAGCCCTATACATACTCACTGGTCTGATTATTCCAACATCATACTTGCTAAGTGCTTTATTAAACGGAATAGGTTCTTGACCTACATTGATTACATCGTAGTCTATTTGTCTTTCATTTAACGCTTTTATTATTAACTTCTCCTCTTGTCTAATTATATCTACTACTAAGGCTACCTTCAATTATATTCCTCCCCCATACTCAGATATTTCGAAAAAAGTAAGTGAATCATAATCTAGGAAAGTTTTACTTATCTCATACCCTAATCTACCGTTGAGAATTATTGGAATATTATAATCAACAGCTGTCCTCCTAATGTTATAATCAAATTTCTTTAGATACCCATCTGTCACAATTATTTCTATCTTCTTAGCTCTTACTAGTTCTTCTGCCTTCATTTTGTCTATTGTTTCTATACCTTGTAATGGAAGCTCAGAGATGCTATAGACTGTTAGTCCAAGTCTAGTTAGATTATCTGCAGTATCCTTTAAGTAATTTAAATTTTTATCACCATAGACCAATGCTATTCCATTTTTATTTGGTATTCTATTGGGCATTGATGAAAGCCAACTCTTTAGTAATGCATCATAAAATGTTACTCCGAACGATGCAGCCTCTCCAGTACTTTTCATTTCTGGTCCCAGAAATGGATAAGCTCCTCTTAATTGAGACCACGAGAATTGAGGACTCTTTACAGCCCAGTACTTAGATGGAGGTTCATAATAGTCCTCAGAGAAATCTAAACCATTAAATATAGCTTTCATAGCCTCATTGATTAGATTAATACCCTTTGCTTTGCTACTAAACGGCATTGATCTACTTGCTCTAAGGTTTAATTCAATTATATATGGAGTATTTTCCTTTACTACAAATTGTACGTTGAATGGTCCTTTTATATTTAGTTCTCTAGCTAGACCCAATACATTCTCTCTCATTTTATTTACACTATTTTCAGATAATTTTCTATAAGGAATTGACATTGTTGCATCTCCGCTGTGGATTCCTGCCTCTTCTATATGCTCCAATGTTATTCCTAATACCTTATTTCCATCAGAAACCCCATCAATTTCTGCTTCTATTGCGTTCTCTATGTACTTCGAAATTACTACCGGATACTTAGGAGAGATCTCGGTAGCTCTTCTTATATACTCATAAAGTTCCTCTTCTGAATAAGCTATTTTCATTGAAGATCCACTTAAAACGTAACTCGGTCTTACAAGAACCGGAAATCCTACCTCATTGACAAACTTCTTAATCTCGCCTAATGATGTCGCAGATATCCAATTAGGTTGTGGTATACCTAACTTATCTAATAGTTTTGAGAACTTTTCCCTATTTTCTGCAATATCTACACTGCTACCCGATGTTCCTAATAACCTCACTCCATTTTCCTCTAACTCTTTAGCTATTGAATTGCCTATTTGCCCTCCAGAAAACGTAGCAACATATCTAAACTTCTCCTTCTTTATTAAATCCAATACTCTTTCCACACTAATTTCATCAAAGTAAAGCTTTCTCGCAATATCCCAATCAGTTGAAACGGTTTCTGGATTATAATTAAGTATTGCTACTTCGTCAAAGTACTTTGATGCTGCCTCCATTAGAGATACAACACTCCAATCAAATTCAACTGAAACTCCTATTCTAAAACCTCCTGCACCAATTATTAGTAATTTATTCCCTTGTGAGAATTCTATATCATCCTCTGAGCCATTATATGTTAAATACATATAATTAGTAACCGCAGGCCATTCTCCAGCTAATGTGTCTATAAGCTTTACTACTGGTATTGTGTTGGTTTCGTATCTAATTTTTCTAATATACTCAGTAGGTTTATTTAACGCTTTAGATATCTGCTCATCACTAAATCCCAATTTCTTAGCTAACTTTAATGTTTCCTCATCAATTTCTTTCGATATTTTAAGTGTTTCATAGAAATCTACTAATCGTTTGATCTTATTCAAAAAGAATTTATTAATTCCGGTAACCTCATATACTTCATCAATTGTTGCCCCTTCTTTGAAGGCTTTAGCTACGTATAAGAACCAGTATGGTCTTCTTTCTTTGAGGTACTTTAGCGCTTCTTCTTTACTCATATTGGACTCATATACCTTTCCCCCTACGACCCCAGGTTCACCAATATCTAGCATCCTTATAGCTTTCTGTAAACTCTCCTCAAACGATCTTCCTATACTCATGACCTCTCCCACGCTCATCATCTCAGTTGCTAACGATTGATCGACGTTCTCAAACTTGCTTAAATCCCATCTAGGGATTTTAGTTACTATATAGTCTAAACTTGGTTCAAAACATGCGCAAGTTCTTCCGGATACTTTATTTATAACTTCATGGAGTTCGTATCCTAATGCTAATTTAGCAGAAACATATGCCAAGGGATAACCAGTAGCCTTACTAGCTAAAGCGCTTGATCTAGACATTCTCGGATTAGTTTCTATAATGTAATATTCATAGCCTTTAGGGTTAAGTGCAAATTGTACATTGCACTCCCCGACTAGATTGATTGATTTTGCAACTTCTATTGCATAGGTTCTCATATTTTGATATTCAAGATTATCTAAAGTCTGGCAAGGAGCAACTACTGTTGACTCTCCAGTGTGGACTCCCATTGGATCTAGATTTTCAATACATGCTATTACAGCAGAATTGCCCTTTTTGTCTCTCATTACTTCATATTCTAATTCTATCCAATGGTAAAGATATTTCTCAAGCAGAACTTCTCCTATGTAACTTTGGGATAACGCTCTCCTAATATTCTTCTTCAGGTCTTCTTCAGTCCACGCTACCATAGAGCCTCTTCCACCTAGATTGAAGCTTACTCTCACCATTACTGGATATCCTACGATTTTTGCGTTCTTTATCGCCTCTTCTTCACTCCTTGCAGATAAACTTGGGGGTACTGGTAAATTATTCTCTATCATTGTTTCTCTAAACTTTTCTCTGCTCAGTGCCTTCTCTATTCCATCAATTTGCGTTCCCAACACTTTGACATTATATTTCTGTAATACTCCCTTTTTATGCAAGTCTACTCCAACATTCAACGCAGTTTGTCCTCCAAACCCTATCATTATACCATCTGGTCTCTCCTTCTCTATAACCTTCTCTACAGCCCACCAGACTACTGGTAACATGTATAATTTATCAGCAAATTTCTTGCTAGTCTGTACTGTTGCCACGTTAGAATTTACTAATACTGTCTCTATTCCTTCCTCCTTTAATGCCTTTAACGCTTGACTTCCACTATAATCAAACTCTGCAGCTTCAGCTATTTTTATAGGTCCAGATCCAATAACCAGAACCTTTTTTGGAGTTTCTCTCATTTTCCAGTCACCATAGTTCTAAATTTATCAAATACCCAAGTTGTATCCCAAGGACCTGGTCTAGCTTCAGGATGAAATTGTGTAGTGATAATTGGTAATTTTTCATGGATTAAGCCTTCTATTGTATAATCGTCTGGATTATAGAACCAAATTTTAGTACTAGGCGGGATATCGTTTTTAGATATGATACCATACCCATGATTATGAGTGGATATATAGCATTTATTGGAATTGCTTTCAATTACTGGTTTGTTTATTGCCCTATGTCCGAATTTCATTTTCTTAATTTTACCTCCCAGTGCTAGAGTTGCTATTTGATGCCCTAAGCAAATACCTAAGATTGGAATCTTATACTCCACTAATTCAGAGAACGTCTTAATTTGATTTTCTAGCAAATTGGGATTACCTGGACCATTACTAAATACAATTCCCTTAGGATTGTACTCAATTATCTTACTAGCATCAAAATTGCAAGGGACTCTAACAATCGAGAATCCTCTCTTATACAGTCCGTACAAAATTCCATGTTTTATTCCACAATCCACCACTACGATCATATCTCCAGTATTTGGATGAAAGATTGGCGACTTGGGTGATGTAAATTGCGTGAAATCTATTTCATCGTATTTTTTTTCTAGATATTTTCTGGTATCACCTATTTCTAAACCTGAAGCTATAATTCCCATCATCGTACCATAGGTTCTAATCTTTTTTACAATCATTCTCGTATCAACATCAAAAACTCCTGGTACGTTCTCTGATTTCAGCCACTCATCTAATGTCAGCGTGGAGTTCCATTTACTAGGATATGTATGCTCAGCTACTATTAAGCCTTCAATCTGTATTCTTTCTGACTCGAAATTGGTTAGAATACCTTGCTCATACTTCTTTTCTGGCACGCCATAATTTCCGACTAATGGGTGAGTAATAATTAGTATTTGTCCCTTGTATGAAGGGTCTGTTAAACTCTCCACATATCCATTCATAGAAGTTGTAAATACTACTTCTCCTACCTTAATTCCTTTAGCTCCAAAACCATATCCTTCAATAAACGTTCCATCTTCTAGATACAGATAACCCTTTTCATTCTTCGATTTCATTTTCTATCACCTTTAATTCTCCCACTTTAGAAATAATTTTTAATTTGTACATCTCAATTTCCTTTTCATTTTCTTCTAACTTAGTTTCTCTACTTTTTATCAAGCTAGTTATTAAATCAAAATTAGGAGACCCTATTACTGCCTTCATATTAATTGAATCCTCTATTTTTAAAGTTGACTTATAAGAACCATCCCTAACTTTCTTAGCTATCTCAAAGTAGGCCGATCTATAAGGTATTCTTTTATTTATGGAAAGTAATTCAGCGTCATCAGTAGCTAAGCTAGATTCATCAATGTTTATTTTATTTATTTGTATTTGGCTAAAGAGTGAGCCTAAAATTCTAACTGAAGAAATAGTGTAATTTATTGGAATCCAATAATATTTATTCATCTCTTGTAAATCAAGGTTATAGCCAGTAGGTAAACCCTTGTAAATAGAAAGTAAACTGGTTAATATGCCTATAGTCTCTGCTGCTTTTGCTCGCAGTATCTCCATTGTGACTGGATTTCTTTTCTGTGGCATTAAACTGCTTGTACTAACATGAGAGTCTGGTAATTTAATTAATTTATTTGAAGAAAAGAAAATTAAATCCTCTGCTATTCTACTTAATACTACCATCAACACGGTTAATTCTGCGATCGTAGCGATAATGTCCGCTCTCGATGACGTAGCTGACAATGTGTTATATACTATATCATCAAACCCTAATAGTTCAGCTTCTTTTTCTCTATTAATCTTAACGTTTGTCCCTACTATTGCTCCAGAGCCCAATGGCGATCTATTGACTTGTTTTAGCATGGAAAATATTATTTCCCATCTTGAAGCTAACTCCTCCTCAATGTAGGTTAAGTAATGGGCAAAGGTGGTGGGTTGTGCCAATTGTAAATGTGTATACGAGGGAAATATTGTTGTTATGTGTTCTCTTGCTTTATCTAATAATGTTTTTCTTAGACTATTGATTTCAGTTAGAAGTTCTATTAGCTTGTCTCTTAGTTTCAGTCTTAAAGCTGTAGCAACGTGATCATTTCTACTTCTACCTAATCCGATCCATCCGGCTTCTTCTCCTACATTCTTTAGCACGAAATCCTCTAACGCTTCATGAACGTCCTCGTACCCTTGACCGATTTCTTTAAACTCGTTTAAAACAGCAAGAATCTTTTTAGCGGTCTCCTTCTTTATGTATCCACTTAAATAAAGGCTTATTACATGTGCCTTCATAGTCAGTTTTACTTCTTCTATGATCTCTTTGTCACTATCTATGGATGAGGTATAGCTAACTACTTCATCTTTTTCAGATCCCCATTTTCTATATAGCATCAGAGCCCCCTTACTCTTCTCGTTATTAGTGAGTGCATTCCCCAAATTTCTATAAATCCCCTAGCCATTTCGTCACTTGGATACCATCCTTTATTATAACTAGCAAGTTTTTCAGAATATGGAGAGTAATACGATTTCCTGCCTAGTATTCTGAACGAGCCATTGTAAACTTCAACCTTCACTTCTCCAGTAATCCATTTATTCATTTCGTCAGCAATTTTATGTAGTGTCTCCCTTAGTGGTTCAAACCATAATCCTTGATATACTAAATCAGACCATAACTGATCAACGTATTTTTTGAATCTTAATTCCATAGGGGTATAGATAGTTTTTTCTAAATCGATATGCGAATAAATTAAACCTAAAGCCGCCGGTACTTCATATACCTCCCTAGACTTAAATCCAACTACCCTATTTTCTATATGCTCTATTCTGCCAAACCCGTGGCTTCCTAATTTTGAGTTCAGTAAATTTATTAACTTATGTAATTCCATTTTCTCTCCGTTCACGGCTGTAGGAATACCATTACTGAATTCTATAGAGATTATTTCCTTACTGTTAAAGATCTGTTTAGTCCATTCAAAGGCGTCTTCTGGAACCTCAACGGAAGGATCAGAGATTGTATCTCCCTCTATGCTCCTTCCCCAAAGATTCTCGTCTATGCTGTATTTGCTGCTTTCAACCTTGATAGGTATTCCTTTCTCCTTAGCATACTTTATTTCATCTTCTCTAGTCATATTCCATATTCTAGCTGGTGCTATTATCTTAACGTCTGGATATAATGCTTTTACTGTAAGGTCAAATCTTACTTGATCATTTCCTTTAGATGTAGAGCCATGAGCTACTGCATCGGCTTTCTCTTTTTTTGCTACTTCAACTACTTTTTCCGCTATTAATGGTCTTGCCAGTGCCGTAGATAAAGGGTAAACTCCCTCATATAATCCATTTAATTTTATCGCATATGATATATAATTGTTGGCAAATTCCTTAACAGCATCTATTGTATAATGCTTTGAGGCTCCAGCTATGTATGCTCTCTCTTCTATCTTTTTGAAATCATCTCTTTGTCCAACATCTACAGTAACTGTTATAACTTCAGCCTTAAAGGTTTCCTTTAGCCATTTAATCGATACTGTAGTATCAAGTCCACCAGAGTATGCAAGGACTATTTTCATCTCACAAAAAAGGGTAAAGAAGTAGCTTAAAAACCATTCATATCATAAAAATAAGGGTTTCTTCATAAATAGCATGTTAAAGGTTTCCTTTAGCTCTTACTCTTTATATAGAATTCAATTGCTTGCTTTATGAACTCAGTTCTACTATTTAGGCCAAGTTTTCTAGTATATATATCAACATCTCTCAGTATATCTTCTTTCAATCTTACACTTACTACTTTTCGCATATATAATAGAATGTTTCTAGTTTTTAAAAACCTAAGTGGTAGCTCTTAATAGGAAACCGTTAAAAAGAAGTTAAAAGTTACGTAAAAAATCATTAACTTGCAGAAGTAAATATTACGGCTTTATTTTGTTGTAGGTCTTTCTTTATTTTCTCCAATCTTTGCATCATGATATTAATATTTTCATTGAGACTCTCCTTATGGTATTTCCTTATGTGTTCTTCACTATCTTCTTTAGCTATGATAATATTACATAATGAGCACTCGTATGATCCGTCGCTCTCCTTTTTGACTATTGGTGTAATTCCCTCAGAAATGGCTTTAAGTATTGGCACGAGTTTCTTAGCTTTTCCTTCACTTCCGCTCTTTTCAAT of Sulfolobus sp. E5-1-F contains these proteins:
- the amrS gene encoding AmmeMemoRadiSam system radical SAM enzyme; amino-acid sequence: MPKEAVLYKKEDSRIRCLACARKCLIGEGQTGFCGVRSVRNGKLYLDVYGKIAAAHIDPIEKKPLVHFNPGSKVFSFSTYGCNWMCMYCQNFDISQRRKAEGVELSPEEIVELAIGYDVDGMTYTYNEPAIFSEFAHDVGIIAKKHGLFNTMVSNGYWTPDLVDYVKDFLDATTIDFKGNGEQKFLRRYTGATSAEPIIETASELLKMGIHVEITDLIIPQIGDDIEAAKNLLSKLYDQLGPNIPIHFLRFHPDYKLNYLPWTPIETLERHYRLAKELGFKFVYIGNVPGHPYENTYCPNCGNLVIRRYSFDILEWHLTEDMRCKFCGYKLPIKGKLSRHAFKERFEPVFI
- a CDS encoding DUF309 domain-containing protein encodes the protein MMNRVLLFYKKGIFTDDLKKFLRINNINVIDVRIGKYIEVDIVDDPRKVISLIGEPLFMVTDISGTFKQLFYDMRFWECHEILEEKWRKAENKDEKNYLQAIILLCASLIKYLKGEIEVSDMLMEKALSLISNLPQELLPFFYISLGLNT
- a CDS encoding adenosine-specific kinase → MSVKIDVIRIDIPEGTNVIIGQSHFIKTVEDLYETLSSSSPNLKFGIAFNEASGKRLVRYDGNDQELIKLAIENVKKIGAGHVFVIYLKNGYPINVLNRIKNVDEVVKIFAATANPLQVIVAETDQGRGVIGVVDGYTPLGVESETDIKERKEFLRKIGYKR
- a CDS encoding cupin domain-containing protein, with the protein product MEVLKRTEKQDSFRREVEELVKQIEQDDLKVAIFMEYTTPPEKVKPKLIKFEKVLPLLERISESGKTQKGVAKIMFFSPSTCRNKGLTPTMMAGFQLLKPGVSTKPHSHNMASIYLVFKGQGYSVIGNDKIEWKAGDIFVVPANEVHYHVNTGNEDCVLFDVTDAGLLESLGILEFRE
- a CDS encoding 3-hydroxyacyl-CoA dehydrogenase family protein, with amino-acid sequence MFIHMKPINRVAVIGAGVIGIGWATLLLTKGYKVNLYTEKKETLEKGLAKVSTYLVNLKNMGMIYGEPEDYQRNLTGTMKIDEAIQNVDFVIEAIIEDYSVKKTLFKNLDAQLPRDIVIASSTSGLLITEIQKVMIKYPERGVIAHPWNPPHLLPLVEIVPGEKTSKETLDVTKEFMEKLDRVVVLKKEVPGFIGNRLTFALFREAVNLIDEGVATVEDIDKVVTAAIGLRWAFMGPFLTYHLGGGEGGIEYFFSKGFGYGANEWMHTLAKWDKFPYTAVKKIVEQMKEYKFIKGKSFQDLSRWRDETLIRVYKAVFGEKGNL
- a CDS encoding haloacid dehalogenase; translated protein: MDRVKNVNMIGVIMLVQKIKDYLDSISDMLQERFENRERVLLLARELIRYCGEAISLSHKGKKEDALRKYQLAISKASEIQKIIDNFPELLYGDVGIAYQELAEASIVISLYFDVDLKLSKELGIPDIYYISGIADAIGEMRRRVLELLKKNEIDEAEKTYEMMEEVYELLWSFEYPKSLVPGLRQKIDIIRRLLEETNHDIFLAKLGRS
- the lysX gene encoding lysine biosynthesis protein LysX encodes the protein MKVALVVDIIRQEEKLIIKALNERQIDYDVINVGQEPIPFNKALSKYDVGIIRPVSMYRALYSSAVLEAAGVHTINSTDAISTCGDKILTYSKLFKNGIPIPDSIIAASPDATMKAYEQMGFPIIDKPPIGSWGRMVSLIRDVYEGKTIIEHREMLNNSALKVHIIQEYIKYKERDIRCIVIGDELLGCYARNIPPNEWRANVALGGNPTPIQLDDKIRELAVKSVKLVKGEFVSIDILEHKSKGYVINELNDVPEFKGFMLATGINVAEKLVDYIIKTYRA